Part of the Methanosphaera sp. WGK6 genome is shown below.
AATTAAGTGTTATATTATTATTTGTTATTTTTCTTGTAAAAAAAAGTAAAAAAATTTGGTGAGGGGGTTATTTTATTCTTTATTCCAGTTTATTGCACCATATATTACACAAATTATTGTAATAAGAATACATCCAAGATATCCACAAATAATCATGGGATCAGTTAAGCCAAGAATTTCTATCATTATGCATCACCTTTTGCTGCGGTAAATACTTCTTCAATAGCTTTTTTATCTTCACTAGAATTTTTAGTAAGTAATGATACTACAATTGTAATGATAAATGCTAATGGTAGTGCAATAATCATAGGATCAACATATGGCCATGGCATTGATGTAAATAGAACAGTTTTTCCTGTAAGTAATTTACAAATACCTAGTCCTGCTGCTTCTTTTTGGTGTGTGAATATTAAACAGAATAAACTGATAATTGTTCCACCAACAATTCCTGCAATAGCTCCTTGTTTTGTTGTACGTTTCCAGAATAATGCACATACATATACTGGTAGGAATGCAGCTGCACAAATTCCGAAGAAGATTGTAGTACCTTGAGCAACAATATTTGATGGTAATATGTATGCTAAAACTACTGCAATAATAATTGCAACAAGAATTCCAACACGGTTTATGTTTACATTATTTTTATCATCTTTAAATGCACCATATACATCGTGAGCTATGGATGATCCTTGAACGTGGAATTGTGTACTTATTGTACTCATTGCTGCAGAAAGTAGTGTTAATAAGAATATATATGTAAACCATCTAGGCATTGCACTATTAATAAATGTTGGAATAATGGAATCTACATTTCCACCAGCAGCTTGTATTGCAAGTTGTCCTGTTGTTTGGAAGAAATATACATTAGATAATGCTCCTACAATATATGCTGAGAATGTAGTTACAAATATGAATACTCCACCTATAAGAACTGCTCTGTTTAATTCTTTATTACTTTTTACAGTCATGAAACGAACTGCAAGTTGTGGTTGAGCTATAGCACCAATACCTACTCCTAGAATAATGGATGTAACAAGGTTCCACCAGAATTTACTTCCAGTTTCAGGGAAGGTAGTCCAACCTGTTGCTCCTGTTGCCTTAGATGCTGCAGGGAATAATGGAGCCATGTCAGTTAATAATTGATGTGCATGTGTAACTCCACCTAGCATCCAGTATATGCTTATGAGTAATACAAGCATTCCTATAAACATAATTGTTCCTTGTAATGCATCAGTATACATAACACCTTTTAATCCACCATAGATTACATAGAATCCTATAATAACTGCTATTATAAGAACTGCTAGGTTAAAGTCAATTGATATTGTGGTTTCTGCAAATCTTGCTGCTCCAATTAATACACTAGCTGCATATATTGGCATAGCACAGAATATTAATAGTCCACTAAAATATTGTATAAATTTACTGTTAAAACGTTTTGATAAGAATTCTGGGAAAGTTAAAGCACCTAATTTTTGACCCATTTTACGGGTACGTTTACCAAATACTACAAATGCTAAAAAGATACCTACTGCTATGTTAAGAAATACTAACCATAATATTCCAAGTCCATTGGTTCCAGCTAACCCTCCAAAACCAACTATCGCAGCAGTACTAATAAATGTAGCACCATAACTTAAAGCCATGATATATGAGTTGGATTGACGTCCAGCAACTAAGTAATCCTCAGTTGTACTTGTACGTTTCCATGCTATATATCCTACTCCAAGCATTAATGCGACATATATAAAGATAAGTATTAATAATAAATAATCCATATATATCTCCTTTTACTGTTATTTTAAATAAAAAAAAATTATCTCCTTTTTTTATGTGTATATATTTATTAATACTACTTTATTATTTTATAGTATTGGTTTAAGAAGAGTAATTATATTATTTTAGACTTTGTATAATTAGAATATTAAAAATAAGAAAATTGATGTATAAAAAAAGGATTAAAGAAAATAAGTTTTGGGAATTATCTTTTCTTTTCCCTGTAACTTGAAG
Proteins encoded:
- a CDS encoding sodium:solute symporter translates to MDYLLLILIFIYVALMLGVGYIAWKRTSTTEDYLVAGRQSNSYIMALSYGATFISTAAIVGFGGLAGTNGLGILWLVFLNIAVGIFLAFVVFGKRTRKMGQKLGALTFPEFLSKRFNSKFIQYFSGLLIFCAMPIYAASVLIGAARFAETTISIDFNLAVLIIAVIIGFYVIYGGLKGVMYTDALQGTIMFIGMLVLLISIYWMLGGVTHAHQLLTDMAPLFPAASKATGATGWTTFPETGSKFWWNLVTSIILGVGIGAIAQPQLAVRFMTVKSNKELNRAVLIGGVFIFVTTFSAYIVGALSNVYFFQTTGQLAIQAAGGNVDSIIPTFINSAMPRWFTYIFLLTLLSAAMSTISTQFHVQGSSIAHDVYGAFKDDKNNVNINRVGILVAIIIAVVLAYILPSNIVAQGTTIFFGICAAAFLPVYVCALFWKRTTKQGAIAGIVGGTIISLFCLIFTHQKEAAGLGICKLLTGKTVLFTSMPWPYVDPMIIALPLAFIITIVVSLLTKNSSEDKKAIEEVFTAAKGDA
- a CDS encoding symporter small accessory protein is translated as MIEILGLTDPMIICGYLGCILITIICVIYGAINWNKE